GTGCTTGATCAACACAACGTTTCATCCGCCACTGGATGGAGAGCCGCACATGACGGAGAACGTGAACCGCGACAGCCTGGCCCTTGCACGCAAGACCTGGAGAACTCTCGAGCCTTATCACGGGGGTGTCTATTTCTCGCCCGAAGCCGCAGATGAGTACGCCGCGTTGGGCGTGGACGCCAGGACGGGGTACTTCGCGTCCCGCTCCGCCGCGCTCGGCGCCGCTCCGGCGGATTTGGTCATCGCCACGTTCTACAACTTCAACCCCCAGCTGGTGCGCCAGGCCATACCCGCGGCATGGGAAGCCGCCACGCCGCAGCGGTTCGCCGCCGCCCGGCTCTCCGGGATCGATACCACGCTCCGCCGCATCCTCGGCGCGGACATCTCCTCACCGGCGCTGGCTCGCGCGGCGGAATTGGCCCGCAGCGCGGCTGAAGTGACCGGGTGCCATCCACAAGGCCGCCCCCTGTTCGCCGCGCACGCGGCACTGCCGTGGCCGAGCGCGCCCCACCTTGTGCTCTGGCATGCACAGACGCTGCTGCGGGAGTTCCGCGGCGACGGTCACGTGGCAGCACTGCTGTCTGCCGGACTGAGCGGGCTCGAAGCTCTCGTCACGCACGCCGCCACAGGGGAGATCGGCGCGGGGGTGCTGCGCGACTCGCGGGGTTGGACGCCGGAGCATTGGGAACAGGCCGTGCGGAACCTGCGTGAGCGTGGATGGCTCGAAAACGGACCCCGCCTGGCTCTGACCGAGCACGGTGCGCGGCGCCGGGCGGAGATCGAGCAGACCACCGACAGGCTGGCCGCCCTGCCCTATATCCATCTCGGCCCTGCCGCGGCCGCCGAACTCCGTTCGCTGATGCGGCCGTTCAGCCTCGCGGTTGCCAAGGAGCTCCTGCCGTGGGCGGTTGACCGCCTCAGCGAAGAGAGCGGATGACAGAAGTGTGGCAGGTGAGGAAGTCCCGACGGCGGGCCCGTCGTGACGGCCGCGACGGCTTCGTTCACGTGAGAACAGCAACTGCTCGCTCAGCTATACGAGGGTTGTGGGTTGAGCCGGACTGCCAACCGGTTCCCTACGATCCGGATGACGTGTCAGGCAGCTCAGTCGCTTTCCCTGCAAGGGGTGCGCCGAGGGCCGTTCGCTTGCCTTGGCCCAGTAGTTCGGGCGGCAGCGAGAAATGAGGGGGAAGCGCTGGGCTGCGGGGCCGTGCGGGTCCATGAGGTCTCGCCTGGAGTCAACGGCGAGGAGCGCGGCGTGGGGTGCCCGCCGGCGGGCGGCGGACACCCCACGCTGATGGGCTGCTGCCAGGTGACGAGGACGCGGTTCAGCGGGGTGTCCAGGAGGAAGACACCGGGCTGCTGCTCGATCGCAGGGCCGTCGAGCGGAAGGATCTCGAACGTTGCTTCACGGCTGCGGTATGCGCGGTCCCAGGTGCGGATGGCGTCGGCGACCTTCGCGGTCAGTTCCTCGCTGCCGGGTCCGTGGCCGATGACGCCGAACTCCCACAGCCTGCCGCCCTCGACGGACTTCTCCTCGGACAGACGCCGGGCGAGGTAGGTGACCGCGCCCTTGTCCACGGCCGCTGTGGAGGACGGGTACGGGTCCTCGGTGAGCACGCTGTTCTTGGCGGTCGCAGGGAACAGCATGCGGATCAGCCCGGAGGGCAGGGAGCAGGAGACGAACAGCTCCATCCACTCCGGGCTCTCCCTGGCGCGGACCGTCATGCCGGTCCACTCCTCAATGCGCGGCTGGTTAAGGACGCCGGTGAGGGCGTCGGCGTCGATCTGATGCCCGGCGGGAGCCTGGAGCCGTACGGTGCCGTCTGCTGTGAGCGGGACGAGGCGCCGGTCGTCATCGGCGATGCCGCGCCTGAGCGGCATGAAGGTGTTCATCTGCGAGCCGGACGACACCCACCGTCCGTTGCGCTCCTCGTAGACGATGGAGCGCGAGACGCTGCCCTTGAGCCGCTGAGGGGTGACGAGCCGTCCGCCGGGGGCGAGTTGTTCGAGCCAGGCGTGCGGGATGCCGTGCGCGCCCACAGTGGCGATGATCCGGTCGTAGGGTGCTCCCTCGGCGTGGCCGAGGGCTCCGTCGCGGGTCAGCGCCTCGACGTGGGTGAAGCCGGTGGCGGCGAGGTGATCGCGGGCGCCCTGGACCAGGTCGTCATCGACGTCGAGGGTTGTGACGTGTCCGTCGGGGCCGACGATGTGGCCGATCAGGGCGGCGTTGTATCCGGTGCCGGCGCCGAGTTCGAGGATGCGCTCACCGGGCTGGGCCTGGAGCTGGTCCAGCATGAGGGCGACGACGTCGGGCTGGGAGGCGCAGGAGATCGATGTGCCGTCGGTGTCGTACTTGATGTTGACCGGAGCGTTGGCGTAGGCGTCGCTGAGCGGCGCTTGCGGGACGAACAGGTGCCGGGGCACGGTGCGCAGAGCGGTTTCGACCGCTGGGGTGCGGGCGTGGCCGTCGGCCTGGATCTTGTCTACCAGGGCGTTGCGGAGCCGGGCGGCCTCGGCCTCGGACGTGGTGAGCGTGGCGGTGTTCACTGCCCCGACGCTATCGGCCTGGGAACCGGTCGCTGCTGGGGACGCGGTGTTGTCACTTGATGTCATGACTGCCTCTCGTGCGATGTGGAGCAGGGCGTGCTGATCGGCGCCAGGCAGATCTGCGCGGTTGGCGTGGAAGATCACGTGGTGGGCGCTCACGGCGCGCACACCGCGTGTCAGCTCCCCTTGGACGGCCAGGTAGGGCGGCGTGGTACCGGCGCGCTCGAAGGCAGAGCCGCGGCATCGAAGCCGAGGCCGACCGGCTCCGCGAGGTCTTCCGGGGTGACTGCGCGAGCCAGCCGCAGCTGGTCGAAGACGCGCTCGGCAAGCAGGCCTTCGCCCTCCTCCGGCAGTTGGAAGCCGCCTGCCTTGCTGCTGACGCGCTCGCCGAGGCGGTCGAGGAGTCTTTTGTCCAACACCCGGACGCCAAAGTCATCTTGAGTTTCCCCGGCCTCGGGGTCCAGCTCGGCGGCGAATCCGGCCCGGACTTCGGCTCATCGCGGGGGTGGTGACATGCGGGCGGGCCGCCGCTACGGGTCGCGCTGCCCTCCTCCGGCAGCGCGTCGAGCGCGACGAGCAGGCTCACATCCAATTGCATTTGAGTAATCCTAGGCGTGACTGGCATGCATTTGAAGTTAATCGCGGGGGTGCATACCGTTGAGGCGAAAGCGCAGGAAGCAACGCGCAGTTCGGCCCTCGACCGGCCTCGGCACCCCTCCTCAGACGGGAACACCACCATGTCCGAAACGCTTCAGACCACTGATGTCGCCGCCTCCGACGCGGACCTGCTCGCCCGGACCGTGACCGCCGTGCGTGAGGCGGGTTCGGCGCTGCGCGAGCGCTTCGGCGAGGTGGTCCGCTACCGGAGCCGCGAAGAGCTCATGCGCGCGCTCGCCGTCAACGACGACACGGCCCTGGACATCCTGCGCCCCCGCCTCACGCGCCTTCGTCCGCAGGCCGGCTGGGTGGAGGACGAACTGGACGGCGGGGCGCTGCCGTCCGGTGAGTGGTGGGTCGTGGATCCGTCCGAGGGCAATGTCAACCACCTGCACGCCCTGCCCGAGTGGGCGGTGACCGCCACCCTCGTGCGTGAGAACCAGCCGGTGCTCACCGTGGTCCACCTGCCGCTGGCCGGCGAGACCTACACCGCGCTCACCGGCGCGGGCGCCCGCCTCGACGGCCGGCCGCTGCACGTCTCCCAGAGCGCGGACCTCGGCCTGAGCATCGTGGCCACCAGCCAGGCCCGGCCGGACGAGGACGAAGACGTCGTGCGGCGCGTCGGCTCCTCGATCACCGCGATGCTCTTCGACGCGCTCGTCGTCCGCGTCGCTGTGCCCGCGACCCTGCACCTGCTGAACGTGGCCGCCGGCCGGATCGACGCCTTCTGGCAGTTCGCCGGCGCCCGCGCGGACCTGCTTCCCGGAGCACTGCTCGTCACCGAGGCCGGCGGACGGATCTCCGACGCCGAGGGCCGCCCCTGGACCCCGCAGAGCCACAGCTTCCTGGCTGCCGCGCCCGGCGTCCACGCCGAGGCCGTCTCCACGCTCTCGCGCTGACCACGCCCCTCACCCTGCACACACAAAAGGACCAGATCATCATGACCACGATCGCAGTTCTCGGAAACGGCCGCGTCGGCGGCAGCCTGGCCGCAGCCCTCGCCCGGGCCGGACACGAAGTGACGGTGGCGGACCGCGCGCCGGGCGCG
This Streptomyces sp. NBC_00377 DNA region includes the following protein-coding sequences:
- a CDS encoding SCO6745 family protein, producing the protein MTENVNRDSLALARKTWRTLEPYHGGVYFSPEAADEYAALGVDARTGYFASRSAALGAAPADLVIATFYNFNPQLVRQAIPAAWEAATPQRFAAARLSGIDTTLRRILGADISSPALARAAELARSAAEVTGCHPQGRPLFAAHAALPWPSAPHLVLWHAQTLLREFRGDGHVAALLSAGLSGLEALVTHAATGEIGAGVLRDSRGWTPEHWEQAVRNLRERGWLENGPRLALTEHGARRRAEIEQTTDRLAALPYIHLGPAAAAELRSLMRPFSLAVAKELLPWAVDRLSEESG
- a CDS encoding inositol monophosphatase family protein — translated: MSETLQTTDVAASDADLLARTVTAVREAGSALRERFGEVVRYRSREELMRALAVNDDTALDILRPRLTRLRPQAGWVEDELDGGALPSGEWWVVDPSEGNVNHLHALPEWAVTATLVRENQPVLTVVHLPLAGETYTALTGAGARLDGRPLHVSQSADLGLSIVATSQARPDEDEDVVRRVGSSITAMLFDALVVRVAVPATLHLLNVAAGRIDAFWQFAGARADLLPGALLVTEAGGRISDAEGRPWTPQSHSFLAAAPGVHAEAVSTLSR